A stretch of the Vibrio sp. SS-MA-C1-2 genome encodes the following:
- a CDS encoding bifunctional 2',3'-cyclic-nucleotide 2'-phosphodiesterase/3'-nucleotidase, giving the protein MKQLQSANKIKNYKFSRYLTTSFLTLTLISPAVFAQSASTVDLRIIETSDIHMNFMDYDYYKNKPTARFGYARTVTLIKNARKAVDNSLLVDNGDLLQGSPMGDWAADRGLDHGEKFPAYQAMNPLHYDVGNLGNHDFNYGLKYQHQATNQANFPYINANVYLDNGQGGAGKHAYTPYIIENKSVIDSEGHKQSIKVGFIGFVPPQIMLWDAKNLKGKVVVKDIVDTAKKYVPEMRKKGADLIIAIPHSGLNDDPYHKLMENEVYYLSKVSGIDGILFGHAHAVFPSSDFSHIPGADIKNGLLNGIPSVMPGRYGDHIGILDYKLKLTDGNKWSIIDKRGSTEAIYDKKHNKALVKADKQTQTILKEDHLETIKYLNKTIGKSNSDINSYLAFVQDDPSIQIVNNAQTDYIKNALKHDKELSKLPVLSAAAPFKVGGRKNDPSSYTSMPKGVLTFRNASDLYLYPNILIAVKATGEDVSNWLECSVGMYNQIDPQSSEIQSLINWNHRSYNFDVIDGINYQIDVTKPARFDDNCKLKNPNSHRVVNLTYQGKPINPQQEFIVVTNNYRAFGGGNFAGTGKDHIVFSAPDQNRQVLTNYIEKQSKKQGYVDTKVDNNWRLLPIQSNKNLDIQFESSPSENAKSYIKTHSVNPTEFVKDNNIGFGIYRLHLQ; this is encoded by the coding sequence ATGAAACAGTTACAATCTGCTAACAAAATTAAAAACTACAAATTTTCGAGATATTTGACCACTTCTTTTTTAACTCTTACATTGATATCTCCAGCTGTTTTTGCTCAAAGTGCATCTACAGTAGACTTACGTATTATAGAAACAAGTGATATCCATATGAATTTTATGGATTATGATTATTATAAAAATAAACCAACTGCTCGCTTCGGTTATGCTCGTACAGTGACGTTGATAAAAAATGCGAGAAAAGCGGTTGATAATTCTCTACTGGTTGATAATGGTGATTTACTTCAAGGAAGTCCGATGGGTGATTGGGCAGCAGATCGAGGTCTTGATCATGGTGAAAAGTTCCCTGCTTATCAAGCAATGAATCCATTACACTATGATGTTGGTAACCTAGGGAATCATGACTTCAATTATGGTTTGAAATATCAGCATCAAGCAACGAATCAGGCTAATTTCCCTTACATAAATGCCAATGTCTATCTTGATAATGGACAGGGTGGCGCTGGAAAGCATGCATATACTCCTTATATTATTGAAAATAAATCTGTTATTGATAGTGAGGGACATAAGCAGAGTATTAAAGTTGGTTTTATTGGTTTTGTTCCGCCTCAAATCATGCTTTGGGATGCTAAAAATCTGAAGGGAAAAGTTGTCGTTAAAGATATTGTCGATACAGCAAAAAAATATGTACCTGAAATGCGTAAGAAAGGCGCAGATCTAATTATTGCTATTCCACATTCAGGTCTTAATGATGATCCTTACCATAAATTGATGGAAAATGAAGTTTATTACTTATCTAAAGTATCAGGTATCGATGGTATTTTATTTGGTCATGCTCATGCTGTTTTTCCTTCATCTGACTTTAGCCATATTCCTGGTGCAGATATTAAAAATGGCTTATTAAATGGCATCCCATCCGTTATGCCTGGTCGTTATGGTGATCATATTGGTATCCTTGACTATAAATTAAAATTAACTGATGGAAATAAATGGTCAATTATTGATAAGCGTGGCTCAACGGAGGCTATTTATGATAAAAAGCATAATAAAGCCTTGGTTAAAGCTGATAAACAAACACAAACGATTTTAAAAGAAGATCATTTAGAAACAATCAAGTATTTAAATAAAACTATTGGCAAGAGCAATAGTGACATTAATAGTTATTTAGCGTTTGTACAAGATGATCCATCCATTCAGATAGTTAATAACGCACAAACAGATTATATAAAGAATGCTCTCAAACATGATAAAGAATTAAGTAAGCTTCCTGTATTATCTGCAGCGGCTCCATTTAAGGTGGGTGGACGTAAAAATGATCCTTCAAGTTATACATCTATGCCAAAAGGCGTGTTAACTTTCCGCAATGCATCAGATCTTTATCTTTACCCTAATATCTTAATTGCAGTAAAAGCGACAGGTGAGGACGTAAGTAATTGGTTAGAGTGCAGTGTTGGTATGTACAATCAAATTGATCCACAAAGTAGCGAAATACAATCTCTTATCAACTGGAATCATCGTAGCTATAACTTTGATGTGATCGATGGGATTAACTATCAAATTGATGTCACCAAACCTGCTCGATTTGATGATAATTGTAAGTTAAAAAATCCTAATAGTCATCGAGTTGTTAATTTGACTTATCAAGGAAAACCTATTAATCCACAACAAGAGTTTATTGTCGTAACTAATAATTATCGAGCCTTTGGTGGAGGTAATTTTGCAGGAACAGGTAAAGATCATATTGTCTTCTCTGCTCCCGATCAGAATCGACAAGTATTAACTAATTACATTGAAAAGCAAAGTAAGAAGCAAGGTTATGTTGATACAAAAGTAGATAATAACTGGCGATTACTTCCAATTCAAAGCAATAAAAACCTTGATATTCAATTTGAAAGTTCACCAAGTGAAAATGCAAAAAGTTATATCAAAACTCATTCAGTGAACCCAACTGAGTTTGTTAAAGATAATAATATTGGTTTTGGTATTTATCGTCTACATCTTCAATAA
- a CDS encoding TetR family transcriptional regulator, producing the protein MNTTKRDHLIDSFIALVSEQGMNASGVDSIAKYANVSKKTIYNQFGSKEALAVEALTKFSNRVQANWKRDKVDITDPKELFLRFFTELEEIINAGLFHGCIFVNMCREYPELEHDIHIAAKKHKQAVQHELLSRLKIMGCQDNEQLLHIELIYEGLISKLLVYQDVRMIQSAKSMVLQIID; encoded by the coding sequence ATGAATACAACTAAACGCGATCATTTGATTGATAGCTTCATTGCATTGGTATCTGAGCAAGGAATGAATGCTTCGGGTGTAGATTCAATAGCAAAATACGCCAATGTTTCCAAGAAGACGATTTACAATCAATTTGGTAGTAAAGAAGCTTTAGCGGTGGAAGCACTAACTAAATTTAGTAACAGGGTACAAGCTAACTGGAAGCGAGATAAAGTTGATATAACAGACCCTAAAGAGCTGTTTTTACGGTTTTTCACAGAGTTAGAAGAGATCATTAACGCCGGTTTGTTTCATGGATGTATCTTCGTAAACATGTGTCGTGAATACCCAGAGCTCGAACATGATATCCACATTGCCGCAAAGAAGCACAAGCAAGCTGTGCAACATGAGCTTTTGTCTAGGCTGAAAATAATGGGTTGTCAGGATAATGAACAGTTGTTACATATCGAGCTTATTTACGAAGGGCTTATATCTAAATTACTAGTTTACCAGGATGTTAGAATGATCCAGTCAGCCAAATCGATGGTGTTACAGATTATCGACTGA
- a CDS encoding glutathione S-transferase family protein produces MDIYSFPYSLPSYRARLAASMLGYKFNTINIDLMACEQKSESYLTINPIGKVPALVNSYKGEKLVISDSMAIIRYLARSNESNVWYPEEELDVAAKIDVYLSMVANELFESVEKGRIIKAFKMIDEAEYPACSSLAYDLFTQIDAELAKSKFLVTDYITIADIAVISTLVYFEEAGLSLDNHPNIQRWMKEIKTSEGFIVPTLL; encoded by the coding sequence ATGGATATATATAGCTTCCCATACTCACTGCCTTCGTACCGTGCTCGCTTAGCTGCTTCAATGCTAGGCTACAAATTCAACACTATTAATATTGATTTAATGGCATGTGAACAAAAGTCTGAGTCTTATCTAACAATTAATCCAATCGGAAAGGTTCCTGCTCTAGTTAACTCCTATAAGGGCGAAAAACTGGTTATTTCCGATTCAATGGCAATTATTCGTTACTTGGCTCGCTCTAATGAAAGCAATGTTTGGTACCCTGAAGAAGAATTAGATGTTGCAGCGAAAATAGATGTTTACTTATCTATGGTTGCAAATGAGCTATTCGAATCTGTGGAAAAAGGCCGGATTATCAAGGCTTTTAAAATGATTGATGAAGCAGAGTACCCTGCTTGCTCATCTCTTGCTTATGATCTTTTTACTCAAATTGATGCTGAACTTGCAAAGTCAAAATTCTTAGTGACTGATTACATCACTATTGCTGATATTGCTGTTATTTCTACATTAGTTTACTTCGAAGAAGCTGGCCTTTCTTTAGATAATCATCCAAATATTCAACGATGGATGAAAGAAATTAAGACCTCTGAAGGCTTTATTGTACCTACCTTGTTGTAA
- a CDS encoding carboxymuconolactone decarboxylase family protein — protein sequence MSNVIESRADQVALLKKLLKTDNRAISYAAWAAVFTTGSTYVHDLISNEIETLSKLEKRDVEFAVARMGVTNPYFVARQFVSIGSGGSLEALNFRDFPQLDVQDDVAYHHACVAVSLINGGYVCLRSHVTQLQAAGVPDQDIDTTMRIAAVSHSLKILGTILE from the coding sequence ATGTCCAACGTTATTGAATCAAGAGCTGATCAAGTTGCTCTATTAAAAAAACTATTAAAAACAGATAATCGTGCGATTTCTTATGCTGCATGGGCTGCAGTATTTACAACAGGCAGTACTTACGTTCATGATCTTATTTCAAATGAAATCGAAACTCTTTCTAAACTAGAAAAGCGAGATGTGGAGTTCGCTGTTGCACGTATGGGCGTCACTAACCCTTACTTTGTTGCACGTCAATTTGTATCTATTGGTTCAGGAGGATCCTTGGAGGCACTTAACTTCCGTGATTTCCCTCAACTAGATGTCCAAGATGATGTTGCTTATCATCACGCGTGTGTTGCTGTATCTCTAATTAACGGCGGCTACGTTTGTCTCCGTTCACACGTTACTCAGTTACAAGCAGCAGGCGTTCCTGATCAGGATATCGATACCACAATGCGTATTGCTGCAGTGAGTCACTCCCTAAAAATCTTAGGTACTATACTAGAGTAA
- a CDS encoding EamA family transporter: MYTFLGSLAFVIWGLAPIYFHELGPHEPLLILAHRVFWSALILIIIGCVKTNWMPSKKELTQKNVGLALLSGFFMNISWYGFVYASVNDNLMAASLAFYITPIFVSIIGYVFFKEKAKLNQVISLVLMVSAVVIYAFSDGHFPVLSLFIASSFAVYIALKKMMNIGTFSNLLLEHVLYMPIALIYIVMHSQSLMSNFDLLLLAGTAPLQLIPVLLVAISLLKIPLNKMSLIQYIEPTLHFLLAIWFFHTPVSDGQKYALSIIFVSILISSFKRSSLNHAHHRY, encoded by the coding sequence ATGTATACATTCTTAGGTTCTCTCGCATTTGTAATATGGGGATTAGCCCCCATCTACTTCCATGAGTTAGGTCCTCACGAACCACTATTAATTCTCGCTCACCGTGTATTTTGGTCAGCACTTATCCTAATTATTATTGGATGTGTTAAGACTAACTGGATGCCGAGTAAAAAAGAACTTACTCAAAAAAACGTTGGATTGGCTTTATTATCAGGCTTTTTCATGAATATATCTTGGTATGGCTTTGTTTATGCTAGTGTCAACGATAATCTAATGGCAGCGTCATTGGCCTTTTACATTACACCTATTTTTGTATCTATAATTGGTTACGTATTTTTTAAGGAAAAGGCCAAACTAAACCAAGTAATCTCATTGGTACTTATGGTTTCAGCTGTAGTTATCTATGCCTTCTCTGATGGTCATTTCCCTGTTTTAAGTCTATTTATAGCTTCATCTTTTGCTGTCTATATAGCACTAAAAAAAATGATGAATATTGGGACTTTTAGTAATTTATTACTGGAACATGTTTTGTATATGCCTATTGCTTTAATTTATATCGTTATGCACTCTCAAAGCCTAATGTCTAATTTTGATTTATTATTGCTAGCCGGTACTGCACCACTGCAGCTTATTCCAGTACTGTTAGTGGCAATTTCTTTGTTGAAAATACCACTAAACAAGATGAGTCTAATTCAATATATTGAACCAACGCTCCATTTCTTATTAGCGATCTGGTTCTTCCATACCCCTGTTTCTGATGGGCAGAAGTACGCTTTGAGCATTATCTTTGTCTCAATCTTAATATCATCGTTTAAAAGGAGTTCGTTAAATCATGCTCACCATAGATACTAG
- a CDS encoding rhodanese-like domain-containing protein — protein MLTIDTRNTEDFIKAHVPGSVFVGYSEGNFEYWLKQVIPDPSTRFCLVVELSQFSEISYQLKKMNYENFTVVDDLSLFTQRMSNITPIHLRKHLQQCRILDVRERSQIHKIKLQNSENMPLSEILNGKNPKIDLEYYVHCAGGYRSLIAISWINRSKHYNLTNIQGGLDALRVSAN, from the coding sequence ATGCTCACCATAGATACTAGAAATACTGAGGATTTCATTAAAGCTCATGTACCCGGTAGTGTTTTTGTCGGCTACTCAGAAGGCAATTTTGAATACTGGCTCAAGCAGGTTATTCCTGATCCAAGCACCCGATTCTGTCTAGTTGTTGAATTGAGTCAATTCAGTGAAATCAGCTATCAGTTGAAGAAGATGAATTATGAAAACTTTACTGTAGTTGATGATTTAAGCTTGTTTACACAGCGTATGTCCAACATTACACCTATTCATTTACGGAAACACCTACAACAGTGTCGAATCTTAGACGTACGTGAAAGATCTCAGATACATAAAATCAAATTGCAAAATTCTGAAAATATGCCTCTGTCAGAAATCTTAAATGGAAAAAATCCAAAGATAGATCTTGAATACTATGTGCATTGTGCGGGTGGGTATCGTTCTTTGATTGCAATATCTTGGATAAACCGTAGTAAACATTACAACCTCACTAATATACAAGGTGGTTTGGATGCTCTGAGAGTAAGTGCCAATTAG
- a CDS encoding carboxymuconolactone decarboxylase family protein, whose protein sequence is MRIAIKKRLSWTVKPLLYLQKRHYGTVLNPALLWGQKPTLFWLVAIFFGFLDRKKSPIDPKLRSLICVRVSQLNDCAFCIDTNGQKMVERYGSEQQAYALAEWQNSDLFNEKERSTLHYLEAMSITGNKVTDQDISRLKQWYSDEDIVELTALIAFQNLSAKFNTALDVPAHGFCSLPTESRHKE, encoded by the coding sequence ATGCGTATCGCCATAAAAAAAAGACTCTCTTGGACTGTTAAGCCACTTCTTTACTTGCAAAAACGTCATTATGGAACCGTCTTAAACCCCGCTCTCTTATGGGGACAGAAACCCACTCTTTTTTGGTTAGTCGCCATCTTCTTTGGCTTTCTTGATCGAAAGAAATCACCTATTGACCCCAAATTACGTTCACTAATCTGTGTCCGTGTCTCTCAATTGAATGATTGTGCATTCTGTATTGATACCAATGGTCAAAAGATGGTTGAACGCTACGGCTCAGAACAACAAGCTTACGCCCTTGCTGAATGGCAGAATAGTGATCTCTTCAATGAAAAAGAGCGATCAACACTCCACTACTTAGAAGCGATGAGCATTACTGGAAATAAGGTTACAGACCAAGATATTAGCCGATTAAAGCAGTGGTATAGCGATGAAGATATTGTTGAGCTGACCGCTTTGATTGCCTTTCAGAACCTCTCAGCCAAGTTTAATACGGCTCTTGATGTTCCCGCTCACGGATTTTGTTCATTACCGACTGAGAGCCGTCATAAAGAGTAA
- the lpdA gene encoding dihydrolipoyl dehydrogenase yields MNSKKLIIVSIIIAVIACWFIFDLNSFFSLEYAKQQQQNLQQTIIDAPLLSSVVYFTLYILMTALSLPGAAFLTLLGAALFGFWWSLLLVSFASAIGATVAFLLSRFLLKEWVQTKYGHRLKTMNQGIERDGAFYLFTLRLIPVFPFFLLNLLMGLTPIRTVTYYWASQLGMLAGTMVYLNVGTQLGQLESLSGLISPTILLSLALLGLFPLVAKKIINLFQQQKVYRQWKKPTTFDQNMVVIGAGSGGLVSAYIAAAVKAKVTLVEKHKMGGDCLNTGCVPSKALIRIAHSAAEVKKMKQFGIDSTISNIDFQQVMGQIKRVIKTVEPHDSIERYTELGVDCVTGEAKILNPWQVHVNGKTLTSKNIVIATGARPFIPPFPGLDNIHYVTSDTIWDLEVFPKKLLVLGGGPIGSEISQSFARLGAQVTLVDRGDQLLNREDSDAATVVLQHLLDDNVNVLLNHNVVEFEQAEGKQRARLVHVESKEPTEVEFDYVMIALGRAANTTGFGLEELGIELNSNGTIATNTYLQTKYPNIYAVGDVAGPFQLTHAASHQAWYAAVNALFGSLKKFKTDYSVLPAVTYTSPELARVGINEKEAKEQQIPYEVTLYSLDDLDRAIAEDETAGFVKILTVPNSDKILGVTIVGHLAGELLAEYTLAMRHNLGLNKILETIHPYPTMSEANKYAAGVWKRNHAPEKVLAWVKRFHQWQLQSNKKNK; encoded by the coding sequence ATGAATAGTAAAAAGCTCATTATAGTAAGCATCATTATTGCAGTTATCGCTTGTTGGTTTATCTTTGACCTTAATAGCTTTTTCTCCCTAGAGTATGCAAAGCAACAGCAACAAAACCTACAGCAAACTATCATTGATGCTCCTCTTCTATCAAGTGTTGTTTATTTTACTCTGTATATCTTAATGACCGCACTGTCTCTACCTGGAGCTGCGTTTTTAACTCTCCTTGGAGCCGCTTTATTCGGATTTTGGTGGAGCTTACTTCTGGTCTCATTTGCCAGCGCAATTGGTGCTACCGTTGCCTTTTTACTTAGTCGATTTCTTCTTAAAGAGTGGGTGCAAACGAAATATGGTCACCGCTTAAAAACCATGAATCAAGGCATAGAAAGAGATGGTGCCTTTTATCTCTTTACCCTTCGTCTTATTCCCGTTTTCCCGTTTTTCTTACTTAACTTATTAATGGGACTAACCCCAATTCGTACAGTCACCTACTACTGGGCCAGTCAATTGGGGATGTTAGCGGGAACCATGGTTTATCTCAATGTCGGCACACAACTCGGGCAATTAGAGTCTCTCAGTGGGTTAATTTCACCGACTATCTTGCTATCCCTTGCTTTATTAGGCCTGTTTCCTTTGGTAGCAAAAAAGATTATTAATTTATTTCAGCAACAAAAGGTCTATCGCCAATGGAAAAAACCAACAACGTTTGATCAAAATATGGTCGTCATTGGCGCTGGTTCTGGGGGGTTAGTGAGTGCTTATATTGCAGCAGCCGTCAAGGCCAAGGTCACGTTGGTTGAGAAACATAAGATGGGAGGAGATTGTCTAAATACAGGCTGTGTACCTTCTAAAGCACTGATTCGAATCGCCCACTCAGCGGCTGAAGTGAAGAAAATGAAACAGTTCGGTATTGACAGCACTATCTCTAATATCGACTTTCAACAAGTAATGGGGCAGATAAAACGTGTAATCAAAACCGTTGAACCCCATGACTCCATTGAACGCTACACTGAACTTGGGGTCGATTGTGTCACCGGTGAGGCAAAAATTCTGAACCCTTGGCAAGTTCACGTGAATGGTAAAACCCTAACCAGTAAAAATATTGTCATCGCCACTGGTGCTCGTCCTTTTATTCCGCCATTTCCTGGTTTAGACAATATTCACTATGTCACCTCAGATACAATCTGGGATCTCGAGGTTTTCCCTAAAAAATTACTAGTATTGGGTGGTGGGCCAATTGGTTCGGAGATCAGCCAAAGTTTTGCTCGATTAGGGGCTCAGGTTACCCTTGTTGATCGAGGTGACCAATTACTTAACCGTGAAGATTCAGATGCCGCTACCGTAGTTCTGCAACATTTACTCGACGATAACGTTAATGTTTTATTAAATCATAATGTAGTGGAATTTGAACAAGCAGAGGGGAAACAGCGCGCTCGGTTAGTTCACGTAGAGAGTAAAGAACCTACTGAGGTTGAATTTGATTATGTTATGATTGCTCTAGGTCGAGCGGCGAATACAACGGGCTTTGGCTTAGAAGAGCTCGGGATTGAATTAAACAGTAATGGCACCATTGCAACCAATACGTATTTACAAACTAAATACCCGAATATTTATGCCGTCGGTGATGTAGCCGGGCCTTTCCAGTTAACTCACGCAGCCAGCCACCAAGCTTGGTATGCTGCCGTAAACGCATTATTTGGTTCACTAAAGAAATTTAAAACCGATTATTCAGTCTTACCCGCAGTGACCTACACATCACCAGAGTTAGCCCGAGTCGGTATTAATGAAAAAGAGGCAAAAGAACAGCAAATTCCTTATGAAGTGACTCTTTACTCTTTGGATGATCTTGATCGTGCGATTGCTGAAGATGAAACCGCAGGCTTTGTCAAAATCTTAACCGTGCCTAATAGCGACAAGATTTTAGGAGTCACGATTGTTGGACATTTGGCCGGAGAGTTACTGGCAGAATACACGCTAGCGATGCGTCATAACTTAGGGTTAAATAAGATATTAGAAACCATTCACCCTTATCCAACCATGAGTGAGGCGAATAAATACGCCGCAGGTGTTTGGAAACGTAATCACGCCCCAGAAAAAGTATTAGCTTGGGTTAAACGCTTCCATCAATGGCAGCTTCAATCAAATAAAAAGAATAAGTAA
- a CDS encoding ABC transporter permease: MTLALKEAFFILLVSIPIINQLNINKLMAATTSLGYHSSACWLKVVLPQWIRHIRLPIAAIATYSLSVVDITMIIGPTHPAPLATLVWQWLNEPDLTQFPLAAAGALYLFLIACLLLLILRAIEFVLFERKNSWLIMGRRQYPIFGRSLPLIIFSLPIVSLSILLVWSFALRWRYPDLTPSRWSSRFWQQEWSSASELIASSLLIALISTSIALACAIACQELRHKLGKNIPTWLIAIPLVMPQLALLFGFHAVTLNFPGVDYLYWVIWSHIIFVFPYCYLTLQGPWQAFDLRLIYVAKSLGNSPIKAWLKVKFPLLLPAILSAFAIGMSVSLTQYLPTLLLGAGRITTITTEAVALVSGQDRRVMAIYGLLQGGLPLLFFSLALWVSHVVPKITQRKITVI; encoded by the coding sequence ATGACGTTGGCACTAAAAGAAGCTTTTTTTATTCTATTGGTGTCGATTCCCATCATTAATCAGTTAAATATTAATAAATTAATGGCAGCCACCACCAGCTTAGGTTACCACTCCAGTGCCTGCTGGTTGAAAGTCGTATTACCCCAATGGATCCGACATATTCGCCTCCCCATAGCCGCTATTGCGACCTACAGTCTATCGGTTGTAGATATCACGATGATCATCGGCCCGACTCATCCAGCGCCTTTAGCGACGCTTGTTTGGCAATGGTTAAATGAACCCGATTTGACTCAGTTTCCACTTGCGGCAGCGGGAGCACTGTATCTTTTCTTGATTGCTTGCTTACTTCTATTAATACTTAGGGCTATCGAGTTTGTTCTCTTTGAGCGGAAAAATAGCTGGTTAATTATGGGACGTCGTCAATACCCTATTTTTGGTCGCTCTTTACCTTTAATTATCTTCTCATTACCGATTGTATCTCTGAGTATCTTGCTGGTATGGTCTTTTGCCTTACGCTGGCGCTACCCAGATTTGACTCCCAGCCGTTGGTCGAGTCGATTTTGGCAACAAGAGTGGTCAAGTGCCAGCGAATTAATTGCAAGTAGTTTACTCATAGCCTTAATCTCAACCTCTATTGCCCTTGCCTGTGCCATTGCTTGTCAGGAATTACGCCACAAACTTGGGAAAAATATCCCAACGTGGCTCATTGCGATCCCCCTTGTTATGCCTCAACTGGCTTTATTATTTGGCTTCCATGCTGTTACCCTTAATTTTCCAGGAGTGGACTATCTTTATTGGGTCATTTGGTCTCATATTATTTTTGTATTTCCATACTGTTATTTAACCCTTCAAGGCCCTTGGCAAGCCTTTGATTTACGGTTGATCTATGTAGCCAAAAGCTTGGGGAATAGCCCAATAAAAGCATGGCTAAAAGTGAAATTTCCCTTATTACTTCCGGCCATTCTCTCTGCATTTGCCATAGGAATGAGTGTGAGTTTGACACAATATCTTCCAACGCTTCTTTTAGGGGCTGGGCGTATCACGACTATCACAACAGAAGCTGTTGCATTAGTCAGTGGGCAAGATCGAAGAGTAATGGCGATTTATGGCCTATTGCAAGGTGGTCTACCTTTACTCTTTTTCTCCCTTGCATTGTGGGTGAGCCATGTCGTGCCTAAAATAACTCAGCGAAAAATTACAGTCATTTAA
- a CDS encoding ATP-binding cassette domain-containing protein: MTLKIKNFTINGAERALCQPINLTVKPGEVVTLMGASGCGKSTLLTAIAGHLSPYFTTQGEISLNDKSLLDISAEKRHIGILFQDDLLFPHLTIWQNLAFAIPSSIKGNERQQIALDHLAQLSLLEHANKLPDQLSGGQRARISLMRMLLSQPQAILLDEPFSKLDSSLRQVFRSFVFQHIKNSGIPTLMVTHDVQDIPESGYCLQWPALKPEKKKVSHVRSLEYQTHYITVNNGGKAIGSCWIFRKSDYNHWIYHRPFSSTRVSLPTIYPGSGSNYH, from the coding sequence ATGACATTAAAAATTAAAAATTTCACAATCAATGGGGCAGAAAGAGCACTTTGTCAGCCCATCAATTTAACGGTAAAACCGGGAGAAGTGGTCACCCTCATGGGGGCGAGTGGTTGTGGGAAATCGACACTATTAACCGCTATCGCAGGGCATTTGTCCCCTTACTTTACCACTCAAGGTGAAATCTCTCTCAATGATAAATCGCTATTAGATATCAGCGCAGAAAAACGTCATATCGGTATTTTATTCCAAGATGATCTGCTCTTTCCCCACCTGACTATTTGGCAAAATTTAGCCTTTGCTATTCCATCCTCGATTAAGGGAAATGAAAGGCAGCAAATTGCATTGGATCACCTAGCGCAGCTTTCCCTACTTGAACATGCGAATAAATTACCGGATCAACTCTCTGGAGGGCAGCGAGCGAGGATCAGCTTAATGAGAATGCTACTCTCACAACCTCAAGCGATTCTTCTTGATGAGCCCTTTAGCAAACTAGATAGCTCATTACGACAGGTTTTCCGTAGCTTTGTCTTTCAGCATATAAAAAATAGCGGGATCCCCACATTAATGGTAACCCATGATGTGCAAGACATTCCAGAAAGTGGCTATTGTTTACAGTGGCCAGCCCTAAAGCCAGAAAAAAAGAAGGTGTCACATGTTAGATCGCTGGAGTATCAAACTCATTACATCACCGTTAACAACGGTGGCAAAGCAATTGGATCATGCTGGATTTTCCGCAAATCAGATTACAATCATTGGATTTATCATCGGCCTTTTAGCTCTACCCGCGTTAGCTTACCAACAATATATCCTGGCTCTGGTAGCAATTATCATTAA
- a CDS encoding CDP-alcohol phosphatidyltransferase family protein encodes MGLLALPALAYQQYILALVAIIINRIFDGLDGALARRQGITDCGGFLDITLDFIFYSLIPFGFILANPEQNAIAGAFLIYAFIGTGSSFLAFAVMASKKNIENPVYKNKSLYYIGGLTEGTETIICFVLFCLFPGCFVIISTVFAILCWITTASRIWAGYHTLKNRPLRS; translated from the coding sequence ATCGGCCTTTTAGCTCTACCCGCGTTAGCTTACCAACAATATATCCTGGCTCTGGTAGCAATTATCATTAATCGAATCTTTGATGGTTTAGATGGGGCGCTTGCAAGAAGACAAGGAATTACAGATTGTGGTGGATTTTTAGATATCACTTTAGATTTTATTTTTTACTCTTTAATCCCTTTTGGCTTTATCCTTGCAAACCCAGAACAAAATGCCATTGCCGGTGCTTTTCTTATTTACGCTTTTATTGGCACAGGAAGTAGTTTTCTAGCGTTTGCGGTTATGGCGAGTAAGAAAAACATTGAAAATCCCGTCTATAAAAATAAATCTCTATACTATATCGGTGGCTTAACAGAAGGCACTGAAACCATTATCTGCTTTGTACTATTTTGTCTATTTCCGGGGTGTTTTGTAATAATAAGTACGGTGTTTGCGATCTTATGCTGGATCACTACAGCTAGTCGTATTTGGGCAGGATACCACACATTAAAGAATCGACCATTACGTAGTTAA